In Deltaproteobacteria bacterium, a single window of DNA contains:
- a CDS encoding radical SAM protein, translating into MRPRARNRFRNTATMVAHGGPAICNIAVTNRCNARCDFCSYAVDKKRVRQGQLMGYDDYRHAIDILHGRGVRYITLSGGEPFLHPRLYDMVAYAVGIGIRPSVCTNGSRLGPEAVEALRKSGLKTLIVSMDASSEEAHEKNRGLPGVCGRIRESTRLLNQLSIECVASVTISRLVDDYDRLASFLEDLGFRTVTFSYPKRSIGSSSLVFSDTSSLLHRTPAELAGAFHDILRLKSRFRVLNPSESLKDMLRLQRGERQVFPCFGGYKYFFLDWNLDVWRCDMWPSKMGSIHDFEHVPFIRDHCTMCMSDCYRDSSVLLNFVVSLADGLTLLKRGKPVKALETVFTRSALRSVKALLEEWGTLRNLSKTP; encoded by the coding sequence ATGCGACCACGCGCACGTAACCGGTTTCGCAACACCGCGACCATGGTGGCCCATGGAGGCCCGGCCATCTGCAACATCGCCGTAACGAATCGGTGCAACGCGAGGTGCGACTTCTGCAGCTACGCCGTGGACAAGAAACGCGTGCGGCAGGGCCAGCTCATGGGGTATGACGACTACCGTCATGCCATCGATATATTGCATGGGAGGGGCGTTCGTTACATCACCCTTTCCGGAGGAGAACCGTTTCTTCACCCGCGACTTTACGACATGGTGGCGTACGCGGTGGGAATAGGCATTCGGCCTTCCGTGTGCACCAACGGATCGAGGCTAGGCCCGGAAGCGGTGGAAGCTCTCCGGAAAAGCGGGCTCAAGACCTTGATCGTGTCCATGGACGCCTCGTCCGAGGAAGCGCACGAAAAGAATCGGGGGTTGCCCGGCGTGTGCGGGCGCATCCGTGAATCCACCCGGCTCTTGAACCAACTATCCATCGAGTGCGTGGCGTCGGTTACCATCAGCAGGCTGGTCGACGATTACGACCGGTTGGCCTCCTTCCTCGAGGATTTGGGTTTCCGGACCGTCACCTTTTCCTACCCCAAACGAAGCATCGGATCCTCGTCGCTGGTATTTTCGGATACTTCTTCCTTGCTGCACCGGACGCCCGCGGAACTCGCCGGCGCGTTTCACGACATTCTCCGCCTGAAATCCCGTTTCCGGGTGCTCAATCCTTCGGAATCGCTCAAGGATATGCTCCGCCTGCAACGGGGCGAACGTCAGGTCTTTCCCTGTTTTGGAGGCTACAAGTATTTCTTCCTGGATTGGAATCTGGATGTATGGCGATGCGACATGTGGCCGTCCAAAATGGGCTCCATCCATGACTTCGAGCACGTTCCGTTCATTCGGGACCATTGCACGATGTGCATGAGCGACTGCTATCGCGATTCCAGCGTGCTGCTGAATTTCGTGGTATCGTTGGCGGACGGCCTGACCCTCTTGAAGCGCGGAAAACCTGTAAAGGCTCTCGAAACCGTGTTCACAAGGAGCGCGTTACGGTCCGTCAAGGCCCTGCTGGAAGAATGGGGAACGCTCCGAAATCTTTCTAAAACGCCCTAA
- a CDS encoding nitroreductase translates to MELLEAIRVRKSVRAYKPDPVSLDTLMDLLNAAVRAPSSVNSQPWEFFLVMGEALDALRKAYVEQVRSGIPPHPEVAIPEQKGTAPGLGGVYRDRQVALAKQMFRLLGIGKGEKDKIQAWTESMYRFYDAPAAVVLVTDKSLISGWPLVDTGIMAGTLAYAALEFGLGTCIIRSIVDYPEQLRAVVGIPDSKQIVVGMAIGYPDWNAPVNELNTEREALKNLVTLVDRPKS, encoded by the coding sequence ATGGAATTGCTGGAAGCCATTCGAGTCCGAAAGTCCGTTCGAGCCTATAAACCCGATCCGGTTTCCCTGGACACGCTCATGGACTTGTTGAACGCAGCCGTCCGAGCGCCTTCGTCCGTGAATTCCCAACCCTGGGAGTTCTTCCTGGTCATGGGAGAAGCCCTCGACGCCCTACGAAAGGCCTACGTGGAACAGGTTCGGTCGGGAATTCCTCCTCACCCTGAAGTGGCCATACCCGAACAGAAAGGCACGGCGCCCGGACTCGGAGGCGTGTATCGTGACCGCCAGGTAGCTTTGGCCAAGCAAATGTTTCGACTTCTGGGGATCGGCAAGGGCGAAAAAGACAAGATACAGGCCTGGACCGAATCCATGTACCGGTTTTACGATGCGCCCGCGGCCGTCGTCCTGGTCACGGACAAGTCGCTCATCAGCGGTTGGCCCCTGGTGGATACCGGCATCATGGCCGGGACCTTGGCCTACGCCGCCTTGGAATTCGGGCTGGGGACCTGTATCATACGCTCCATCGTGGACTATCCGGAGCAACTTCGAGCCGTTGTCGGGATCCCGGATTCCAAACAGATCGTCGTGGGTATGGCCATCGGCTATCCGGACTGGAACGCGCCGGTCAATGAACTGAATACGGAACGCGAGGCCCTCAAGAACCTGGTCACTCTGGTCGATCGACCGAAATCCTGA
- a CDS encoding amidase: MTDLAEAFGSYDALGLADLVRSREVTPGELVEIVVERIERVNPALNCVVLKTYDLARQLARGPLPEGPFTGVPFLMKDLLTMYEGIPTTGACRFLKDYVATEDSVVVQRMKRAGLILVGKTNTPELGSSGSTEPVLFGPTRNPWNVEHIPGGSSGGSAAAVAARIVPLADGSDGGGSIRMPASCNGLVGLKPSRGRVPLGPHYGDGWYGMVVLNGLTRTVRDTAAFLDVISGPVPGDPYQPAAPRPPFLEALSSDPGRLKIGFTTKCMSGDAVHAECIRAVMDTAKTCEDLGHDVVEMTFDFDFNLALKTFNRAARVLSTMDLDRFEGLVGRPATAEEFETISWLLIQLGKKESGVQHAKDIETLRFIGRRIAADCEPFDAVLTPTVYQPPAKLGVYDMNCAPEKAAEFGKLMRAGIAFTIPYNISGQPAVSLPMHWTGDGLPVGVQFAGRYADEATLLRLARQLEEARPWIQRKPPVCA, translated from the coding sequence ATGACCGATTTGGCGGAAGCATTCGGCAGTTACGATGCGTTAGGTTTGGCGGACCTGGTGCGAAGCAGGGAGGTGACGCCCGGCGAGCTGGTGGAAATCGTCGTCGAGCGCATCGAACGGGTCAATCCGGCGCTCAACTGCGTTGTCCTCAAGACCTACGATCTGGCCAGGCAACTGGCCCGGGGGCCTCTTCCGGAAGGCCCGTTCACAGGCGTGCCGTTTCTCATGAAGGACCTGCTCACCATGTACGAGGGAATTCCGACCACGGGGGCATGCCGGTTTCTCAAAGATTACGTCGCCACCGAAGACAGCGTGGTGGTCCAACGCATGAAGCGGGCCGGCCTGATACTGGTCGGAAAGACGAACACGCCGGAGCTGGGTTCCAGCGGGTCCACGGAACCGGTCTTGTTTGGACCCACGCGCAACCCCTGGAACGTGGAGCATATCCCCGGCGGGTCGAGCGGCGGTTCCGCCGCGGCGGTGGCGGCTCGCATCGTTCCGCTGGCCGACGGGAGCGACGGGGGCGGCTCGATTCGCATGCCTGCGTCCTGCAACGGACTGGTTGGACTCAAGCCCAGCCGCGGGCGGGTTCCCCTGGGTCCCCACTATGGGGATGGCTGGTACGGCATGGTGGTCCTCAACGGTCTGACCCGCACGGTGCGCGATACGGCCGCCTTTTTGGACGTGATCTCGGGCCCCGTGCCCGGCGATCCGTATCAGCCCGCGGCCCCGCGACCTCCCTTTCTCGAAGCCCTGTCTTCGGACCCGGGGCGGCTTAAGATCGGATTCACGACCAAGTGCATGTCCGGGGACGCCGTTCATGCGGAATGCATTCGGGCGGTGATGGATACGGCCAAGACCTGCGAGGATCTCGGCCACGACGTGGTGGAGATGACATTCGACTTTGATTTCAACCTGGCTCTCAAGACCTTCAACCGGGCGGCCCGGGTCCTATCCACCATGGACCTCGATCGTTTCGAGGGGCTCGTGGGAAGACCGGCCACGGCGGAAGAGTTCGAGACCATCTCATGGCTCTTGATACAACTGGGGAAAAAGGAAAGCGGCGTTCAACACGCCAAGGACATCGAAACTCTGCGATTCATCGGACGACGGATTGCGGCCGATTGCGAACCGTTCGACGCGGTCCTCACACCCACGGTGTATCAACCGCCGGCGAAGCTGGGCGTGTACGACATGAACTGCGCTCCGGAAAAGGCCGCGGAATTCGGCAAACTCATGCGGGCCGGCATTGCGTTCACCATTCCGTACAACATCAGCGGCCAGCCGGCCGTCTCCTTGCCCATGCACTGGACCGGTGACGGACTGCCCGTGGGCGTGCAATTCGCCGGCCGGTACGCGGACGAGGCCACGCTGCTGCGCCTGGCCCGGCAGCTCGAGGAGGCGCGACCCTGGATCCAGAGGAAGCCGCCGGTGTGCGCGTAA